One Bacillus amyloliquefaciens DSM 7 = ATCC 23350 DNA window includes the following coding sequences:
- a CDS encoding SMI1/KNR4 family protein has product MTNFVHKTINGLKSLLDEKGAIKLFCSEGYIIEGLVTFSPTKASLNEIQNFQSNHKFTLPEDYLKFISQHNGAKIFEILAEGENIGGGLHLFSLEDIEEELKYEDLFEGINGIPIGYLLEECHLMIDKDRVNHGEPNYLFIFESGSEYNPLNLNFEIFLDRYIMSNGDAFWDWKYYTAKNYYRTR; this is encoded by the coding sequence TTGACTAACTTTGTCCATAAGACTATAAACGGTTTGAAAAGTCTTTTAGATGAAAAAGGAGCCATTAAATTGTTTTGTTCTGAAGGATATATTATAGAGGGCCTTGTGACTTTTTCTCCGACCAAAGCCTCTCTTAATGAAATCCAAAACTTTCAGTCGAATCATAAATTCACACTTCCTGAGGATTATCTGAAGTTTATTTCTCAGCATAATGGTGCGAAAATTTTCGAAATTCTTGCAGAGGGTGAGAATATTGGTGGAGGACTTCATCTATTCAGCCTTGAAGATATAGAAGAAGAACTAAAGTATGAGGATTTGTTTGAAGGTATCAATGGAATACCTATTGGCTATTTGTTGGAAGAATGTCATTTAATGATCGACAAGGATAGAGTGAATCATGGTGAGCCTAACTATCTATTTATATTTGAAAGTGGTTCAGAATATAATCCATTAAATTTAAACTTTGAAATATTTTTAGACCGATATATTATGTCGAACGGGGATGCTTTTTGGGACTGGAAATACTATACAGCTAAAAATTATTACAGAACGAGATAA
- a CDS encoding ketopantoate reductase family protein: MKVLVYGAGVLGSYLAHSLLRGGNNVSILARGRRYEQLKEDGIVIRHRFQRKNTVDAVNVIDKLQPEEHYDLIFVVMKYNQFSSVLPILAENISNNIVIVGNNADAANMQTFLNKNSKVKKNIAFGFQISGGRREENGRVIFIRGGGQMVIGSLDGDLSFKSILEKAFKEAKHKLSFNENIDGWLKSHFIPIIAMNSIHYINNFDFKKIAKDKNALMQMISVMDEGFMVLEKLGYRIDPAFQLNMVRNHRNFVYHGLRIFHKLQMAKFFECSFSEIIALYETFDELKKEANISTPNLDDLQKRSTSKYRDEVNR, translated from the coding sequence ATGAAAGTATTGGTTTATGGTGCTGGTGTTTTGGGAAGTTATCTTGCCCACTCATTATTACGAGGAGGAAACAATGTTTCCATTTTAGCTAGAGGGAGGCGGTATGAACAATTGAAAGAAGATGGAATTGTTATTCGACATCGTTTCCAACGAAAAAATACTGTCGATGCAGTAAATGTAATTGATAAACTACAACCTGAAGAACACTACGATCTCATATTTGTGGTGATGAAATACAATCAATTTTCATCGGTTCTCCCGATTCTAGCTGAAAATATAAGTAACAATATTGTGATTGTTGGGAATAACGCTGATGCTGCAAATATGCAAACATTCCTAAATAAAAATAGCAAAGTTAAAAAAAATATTGCGTTTGGTTTTCAAATTAGTGGGGGGAGGAGGGAAGAAAATGGTCGTGTTATTTTTATTCGGGGGGGAGGACAAATGGTAATCGGTAGCTTAGACGGTGACTTATCATTTAAATCTATATTAGAGAAGGCTTTTAAGGAAGCGAAACATAAACTAAGTTTTAATGAAAATATTGATGGTTGGCTTAAAAGTCACTTCATACCGATTATTGCTATGAACTCAATCCATTATATCAATAACTTTGACTTTAAAAAAATAGCGAAGGATAAGAATGCATTAATGCAGATGATTTCTGTAATGGATGAGGGGTTTATGGTTTTAGAAAAACTGGGATATCGAATTGACCCAGCATTTCAACTGAATATGGTTCGTAACCATCGAAATTTTGTCTACCACGGTTTGAGAATATTTCACAAACTTCAGATGGCTAAATTTTTTGAGTGCTCCTTTAGCGAGATTATAGCCTTATATGAAACATTTGATGAATTGAAAAAGGAAGCGAATATATCAACTCCAAATTTGGACGACCTTCAAAAACGATCAACTTCTAAGTATAGAGATGAGGTCAATCGTTAG
- a CDS encoding SMI1/KNR4 family protein, with protein sequence MDDKDFDVKSMTVAYEEQMPDWIIPIADADGGDQICLGVKEEATGKVYFLDHEMTDGVKDTFLVANSFSDFMV encoded by the coding sequence GTGGATGATAAAGACTTTGATGTTAAATCAATGACAGTAGCTTATGAAGAACAAATGCCAGACTGGATTATTCCGATTGCTGATGCTGACGGAGGAGATCAAATTTGTCTGGGTGTGAAAGAAGAAGCAACAGGAAAGGTTTATTTTTTGGATCATGAAATGACAGATGGAGTGAAAGACACATTTTTGGTCGCTAATTCTTTTTCTGACTTCATGGTTTGA
- a CDS encoding GNAT family N-acetyltransferase, giving the protein MDSYQIKKLKPEDYNKCGNIWDVEKKKKMAKMFYDELVSGNRITFIYSVNDEFIGEGSLVFQKNDPDYTIPDKRIYLSRMIVKEGYRNRGIGGIIVDYLIDYAKHLGYEEITLGVDTDNLNARHLYEKKGFTTVLFLGEDEYGEYVKLLKKLK; this is encoded by the coding sequence ATGGATTCGTACCAAATAAAGAAATTAAAACCCGAAGACTACAATAAGTGTGGCAATATTTGGGATGTGGAAAAGAAAAAGAAAATGGCTAAGATGTTTTACGACGAATTAGTAAGCGGAAACAGAATTACTTTTATTTATTCAGTGAATGACGAGTTTATAGGAGAAGGATCATTAGTTTTTCAAAAAAATGACCCAGATTATACTATTCCAGATAAACGCATTTATCTATCTCGTATGATTGTTAAAGAAGGATATCGAAATCGTGGGATAGGCGGTATTATTGTTGATTATTTGATTGATTATGCAAAACACCTTGGATATGAGGAAATAACACTCGGTGTAGATACAGATAACTTAAACGCAAGACATCTATATGAAAAGAAGGGCTTTACAACCGTTTTATTTCTTGGCGAAGACGAATATGGTGAATATGTAAAACTCCTAAAAAAATTAAAATAG
- a CDS encoding putative holin-like toxin — protein sequence MSTFQVLVLMLGFGSFIIALLTYIKK from the coding sequence ATGTCAACTTTTCAAGTATTAGTACTCATGCTTGGATTTGGGTCATTTATAATTGCATTGTTGACCTATATAAAAAAATAG
- a CDS encoding YolD-like family protein has translation MLRDRGTINWTSMMLPEYLTQLKHDLLDVSKMEPSLDEQQIEEIDILVSEAMALNKELKFKLFKEGVAEDLIGTVQYLNYEQHKLHIKDHHDQIVYITMNDIIGVAYND, from the coding sequence ATGCTTAGAGATCGAGGAACAATCAATTGGACTTCCATGATGCTTCCAGAATATTTAACGCAACTAAAACATGACTTGTTGGATGTTTCGAAAATGGAGCCATCTTTAGATGAACAACAAATTGAGGAGATTGACATCTTGGTTTCTGAAGCAATGGCACTGAATAAAGAACTAAAGTTTAAGCTCTTTAAAGAAGGGGTTGCTGAGGATTTAATCGGTACAGTTCAATATCTCAATTACGAACAACACAAATTACACATAAAAGATCATCACGATCAAATCGTATACATCACCATGAATGACATCATAGGAGTTGCTTACAATGATTGA
- a CDS encoding LCI fold-containing protein produces the protein MSYKKVLTGVALSVGLLVSGSPAFAASASTDQEIANVASDDFKAQAITWDLPSTTGIFANTFDRDGIRWYLKGITKVSEGHWIGHYEGVRL, from the coding sequence ATGAGTTACAAAAAAGTATTAACAGGTGTTGCATTATCGGTTGGTTTACTTGTTTCAGGATCTCCTGCGTTCGCTGCAAGCGCAAGCACGGATCAAGAAATAGCAAATGTTGCAAGTGATGATTTTAAAGCTCAAGCTATCACTTGGGATCTACCTAGCACTACAGGTATTTTTGCCAACACATTTGATCGAGACGGAATCCGCTGGTATTTAAAAGGTATTACAAAAGTCTCGGAAGGCCATTGGATTGGTCATTACGAAGGTGTACGATTATAA
- a CDS encoding YoqO family protein, whose product MNKTIGITGLIISLAVQSFSADESLSHKIATALLFVSIMIYNFEHAKDYSKKSLVILGVTFILFMLGIYQLLSFTSDYFEKLNVNFRYILLFEIALIIALVTIAVNVMKYIANRLRKSPNGKGL is encoded by the coding sequence TTGAATAAAACAATCGGAATTACTGGATTAATCATTAGCCTAGCAGTGCAATCATTTTCGGCTGATGAATCGCTATCCCACAAGATTGCTACGGCTTTGTTATTTGTATCAATAATGATTTATAACTTTGAACATGCTAAAGATTATTCTAAAAAGTCACTTGTAATTTTAGGAGTTACCTTTATTCTTTTTATGCTAGGAATTTATCAACTTCTCTCTTTTACCAGCGATTACTTTGAAAAGCTTAATGTGAATTTTAGATATATCCTCTTATTTGAAATAGCATTAATTATTGCATTGGTAACGATTGCAGTAAACGTAATGAAGTACATTGCGAATCGGTTAAGGAAATCACCTAATGGTAAAGGGTTATAA
- a CDS encoding Kelch repeat-containing protein, with protein MNKNLIIVLFLIFSSLLLTTTVPVKAQDADQTGVKTWEDKEDLPKGLSLFSTAVIDGKIYVIGGNNNGKVQNQIYVYDPKQNKWIEKVSMNEGREGAAIAVIEHKIYVIGGYGEDNSGSKTYLKTVEIYDINTDSWTKGVEIPKPLTGSSATVIGKDIYLIGGFNPSEGPTSNTYIYNTETKTWSEKSSLPIPLRALSTATVKEKIYAIGGENKSGLSNSIFEYDPKTDNWTFKYSLMNKLSYIASTVYNNKIYFMGGSDSSKKASNGSVIYDPIANTVNNFQNLTSSRIAAGAATINNNIFIIGGTNKGGSIGVDTSGMMKTVQVYSEKNPDDNLGDPSSGGNIPEEGHDDRAILTITMKQDLKKNLIFR; from the coding sequence TTGAATAAAAACCTAATTATAGTTTTATTTCTCATTTTTTCAAGCCTGTTACTCACTACTACTGTACCAGTGAAAGCTCAAGATGCAGATCAAACTGGAGTGAAAACTTGGGAAGATAAAGAAGATTTACCGAAAGGACTATCTCTTTTTAGTACAGCGGTTATTGACGGTAAAATCTATGTAATTGGTGGTAATAATAACGGCAAAGTTCAAAACCAAATTTATGTATATGATCCTAAACAAAATAAATGGATTGAAAAAGTTTCTATGAATGAAGGGAGAGAAGGTGCTGCTATTGCAGTTATTGAACATAAAATCTATGTAATCGGAGGTTATGGCGAGGATAATTCTGGTTCGAAGACCTATTTAAAAACTGTTGAAATATATGACATTAACACAGATTCATGGACAAAAGGTGTAGAAATACCTAAACCTCTAACGGGATCATCTGCAACAGTTATAGGGAAGGATATTTATTTAATAGGTGGATTTAATCCTAGTGAAGGTCCAACTTCCAATACTTATATTTACAATACTGAGACTAAAACCTGGTCTGAAAAAAGTTCCCTGCCGATTCCATTAAGAGCTTTAAGCACAGCAACAGTAAAAGAAAAAATCTATGCCATTGGTGGCGAAAATAAAAGTGGTTTGAGTAATAGCATTTTTGAGTATGATCCCAAAACTGATAATTGGACCTTTAAATACTCTTTGATGAATAAATTAAGCTATATAGCTTCTACGGTATACAATAATAAAATATATTTTATGGGAGGATCAGATTCAAGTAAAAAAGCATCAAATGGTTCAGTAATTTATGACCCGATTGCAAATACAGTTAACAATTTTCAAAATCTAACCAGTTCTCGAATAGCTGCAGGTGCGGCAACTATTAATAATAATATTTTTATTATCGGGGGAACTAATAAAGGTGGCTCTATTGGTGTAGATACTTCAGGTATGATGAAAACAGTACAGGTGTATTCAGAGAAAAACCCAGATGATAACTTGGGAGATCCGAGTTCTGGTGGCAATATTCCTGAGGAAGGGCACGATGATCGAGCTATCCTTACTATAACAATGAAACAGGACTTGAAAAAGAATTTGATCTTTCGATGA
- a CDS encoding contact-dependent growth inhibition system immunity protein, producing the protein MYDNYDSLEELSDFPDGTFHQDMGSPKQALENFITESSKECLVFTIKFCEAFLNSDISEQEKESFIKSNSEIYFPAIELTPIQWLEKVITQIKETL; encoded by the coding sequence ATTTACGATAATTATGATAGTTTGGAAGAATTAAGTGATTTCCCAGACGGAACATTTCACCAGGACATGGGTTCACCAAAACAAGCCCTTGAAAACTTCATAACTGAATCCAGCAAAGAATGCCTAGTTTTCACAATAAAATTTTGTGAAGCATTTTTAAATAGTGACATATCTGAACAAGAAAAAGAAAGCTTTATAAAATCAAACTCGGAGATTTATTTTCCAGCGATTGAATTAACCCCCATACAATGGTTAGAAAAAGTAATAACTCAAATAAAAGAAACTCTCTAG
- the bla gene encoding class A beta-lactamase, with product MNVKRKATLKFGICIGLLCVSFTGFNSLFGSTHAEAKSIENTKMTSCITNQKFVQLEKKFDARLGVYAIDTGSNKTIAYRPNERFAYASTYKVLAAAAVLKQKPIEKLNDVIRYTKEDLVTYSPITEKHLDTGMSLKEISEAAIRYSDNTAGNILLQQLGGPKGFEKSLKQIGDHVTKADRFETDLNSAIPGDIRDTSTAKALATDLKAFTLGNTLTTDKRTILTDWMRGNATGDELIRAGAPAGWEVGDKSGAGSYGTRNDIAIVWPPDRAPIVLAILTKRFTKDAEYDNALIAEAAKVALDDLK from the coding sequence ATGAATGTGAAAAGGAAAGCGACATTAAAATTTGGAATATGTATTGGGCTTTTATGTGTCAGTTTTACCGGTTTCAATTCTTTATTCGGCTCAACGCATGCTGAAGCAAAATCCATAGAAAACACAAAAATGACAAGCTGTATAACGAATCAAAAATTTGTTCAGCTTGAGAAAAAATTTGATGCCAGGCTTGGAGTTTATGCGATTGATACGGGGTCAAACAAGACAATCGCCTACCGGCCAAATGAACGATTCGCTTACGCATCAACCTATAAAGTCCTGGCCGCAGCGGCTGTCCTGAAGCAAAAACCGATTGAAAAACTTAATGACGTCATCCGATACACCAAAGAAGATCTTGTTACATATTCTCCGATCACAGAAAAACACCTGGATACAGGCATGAGCCTGAAAGAAATCTCAGAAGCCGCTATCCGTTACAGCGATAATACCGCCGGGAACATATTGCTGCAGCAGCTTGGCGGTCCTAAAGGTTTCGAAAAATCACTGAAACAGATCGGGGATCATGTAACGAAAGCTGATCGATTCGAGACGGATCTGAACTCTGCAATCCCTGGGGATATTCGTGACACAAGCACCGCAAAAGCGCTGGCAACCGACCTTAAAGCTTTCACTTTGGGTAACACTCTCACGACTGACAAGCGGACGATCTTAACTGATTGGATGCGGGGCAACGCTACCGGAGACGAACTGATTCGGGCAGGCGCTCCCGCGGGATGGGAAGTCGGCGATAAATCCGGAGCCGGAAGTTACGGAACACGAAACGACATTGCTATTGTTTGGCCGCCTGACAGAGCTCCTATTGTTTTGGCCATCCTGACAAAACGGTTTACGAAAGATGCCGAGTATGATAATGCTCTTATCGCCGAGGCTGCAAAAGTCGCCCTTGATGACCTCAAATAA
- a CDS encoding putative quinol monooxygenase, whose protein sequence is MKNHKMMGRGGISMLYITACLKIISDKDLNEIMKEFKKLEEETNKEEGCIQFHAYPLEPSERKIMLWEIWENEEAVKVHFTKKHTKDVQKQELTEVEWILKSNVSE, encoded by the coding sequence ATGAAAAACCATAAAATGATGGGAAGAGGGGGAATTTCAATGCTTTACATAACGGCATGTTTAAAAATCATCAGTGATAAAGACCTTAATGAAATAATGAAGGAATTCAAAAAACTTGAGGAAGAAACGAACAAAGAAGAAGGCTGTATTCAATTCCATGCTTATCCGCTCGAACCATCAGAACGCAAAATCATGCTTTGGGAGATTTGGGAAAACGAAGAAGCTGTTAAAGTCCATTTCACGAAAAAACACACAAAAGACGTTCAAAAACAAGAATTAACGGAAGTGGAATGGATACTGAAAAGCAATGTGAGTGAGTAA
- a CDS encoding MDR family MFS transporter — MSKHKRKEPRLPKEVLTAAWAIALGAIAPMLDSTMVNIAIDKLTKDFNTTLATVQWSVTGYVLALAIAVPVSGWLMNQYNGKKIFVGSVIAFGVISVFAGMSRDVSSFIFFRLLQGFSAGIITPLMSTLLVKTAGPENLGKVMAIVSTPMIFGPILGPVIGGFIVQGASWHWIFFINVFIVLIAAPLMMKTIPDFEPFNKDRKLDIFGIINLSLMSAALIYGITKAADHASFNNIDTILWAGIGLVSAAIYLVYNQIRKNQTVLPMNLFAHKSFTASAIGLFLANIAIMGPMLILPLFFQNFRHFTAIEAALALIPQGVGMLVTRPLIGKMIDKIGAKYVVMVSLVLSLIGSVPLIYITDKTSLIWISVVLFIRGASFGGIMLPLTSDAYTGLDGKQLPEAGVGINMIENLGSSFGSAVIATVTATVIQGLQPTIENSLKGYHAGFLVSVIILAVIFIPSLFLTHKKTAI; from the coding sequence ATGTCAAAACATAAAAGAAAGGAACCCCGGCTGCCAAAAGAAGTTCTCACAGCCGCCTGGGCTATTGCACTGGGAGCAATCGCTCCAATGCTTGACTCAACGATGGTGAACATCGCCATCGACAAATTGACTAAAGATTTCAACACGACATTGGCTACCGTTCAATGGTCCGTTACAGGCTATGTGTTAGCACTTGCGATTGCAGTACCCGTATCCGGCTGGCTTATGAATCAATATAACGGTAAGAAAATCTTCGTCGGCTCAGTCATCGCCTTTGGTGTCATTTCTGTATTTGCGGGAATGAGCCGTGACGTTTCCAGCTTCATCTTCTTCCGTTTGCTTCAAGGATTCAGCGCTGGCATTATTACTCCGCTAATGTCAACACTCCTGGTTAAAACAGCAGGTCCGGAAAACCTGGGAAAAGTGATGGCAATCGTCAGCACCCCTATGATCTTCGGCCCGATTTTAGGACCTGTCATCGGAGGCTTCATCGTTCAAGGCGCTTCGTGGCATTGGATTTTCTTCATCAACGTGTTCATCGTTTTGATTGCTGCACCGCTTATGATGAAAACCATTCCAGACTTTGAACCATTCAACAAAGATCGTAAACTCGATATTTTCGGGATTATCAATTTGTCCTTAATGAGCGCGGCATTGATTTACGGTATTACGAAAGCAGCGGATCATGCATCATTTAATAATATCGATACAATTTTATGGGCGGGCATTGGTCTTGTATCAGCAGCCATTTACCTCGTATATAATCAGATCAGAAAAAATCAAACCGTGCTGCCGATGAATTTGTTTGCACACAAGAGCTTCACAGCATCTGCGATCGGTTTGTTTTTAGCGAATATTGCCATCATGGGACCGATGTTAATTCTTCCGCTGTTCTTTCAAAACTTTCGTCATTTCACGGCAATCGAAGCAGCGCTTGCCTTAATTCCCCAAGGAGTCGGGATGCTCGTCACCAGGCCGCTGATCGGAAAAATGATTGATAAGATCGGTGCGAAATACGTGGTTATGGTCAGTCTTGTTCTTTCTCTTATCGGGTCTGTCCCGCTGATCTATATCACCGATAAAACAAGTTTGATTTGGATTTCCGTCGTATTGTTCATCCGGGGCGCCAGTTTTGGAGGAATTATGCTTCCGTTAACGAGCGACGCTTATACAGGACTTGACGGCAAACAGCTTCCGGAAGCGGGTGTCGGTATTAATATGATTGAAAATCTTGGGTCCAGCTTTGGATCAGCTGTGATCGCCACCGTTACCGCAACTGTCATACAAGGATTGCAGCCAACGATTGAAAACAGTTTAAAAGGCTACCATGCCGGATTTTTAGTCTCCGTCATCATCCTTGCGGTCATCTTCATTCCAAGTCTGTTCCTTACCCATAAAAAGACTGCGATATAA
- a CDS encoding MarR family transcriptional regulator produces MDKKEQLLTNFRDFFNKMVWLNRLKMEESLKEYKPSEVHCIEFIEKIEDANVTKLAESLYMTKGAISKLTKKLINKGLIESYQKPVNKKEIYFRLTEQGKVIYKIHEELHTEFRERDKIVFEQVTDEQFDTMLSFVETYSRHLDSEIKKLGADIKTE; encoded by the coding sequence ATGGACAAAAAAGAACAGCTCCTCACGAATTTCAGGGACTTTTTTAACAAGATGGTGTGGCTTAATAGGCTGAAGATGGAAGAAAGCCTTAAGGAGTATAAGCCTTCTGAAGTGCATTGCATCGAATTCATCGAAAAAATTGAAGACGCCAATGTCACTAAACTTGCGGAATCCCTTTATATGACAAAAGGCGCCATAAGTAAGTTAACTAAGAAGCTTATAAATAAAGGCCTTATCGAAAGCTATCAGAAGCCGGTTAACAAGAAAGAAATCTATTTTAGGCTTACTGAGCAAGGGAAAGTCATTTATAAAATTCATGAGGAATTGCACACAGAGTTTCGAGAACGGGACAAAATCGTGTTTGAACAAGTAACTGATGAACAATTTGACACGATGCTGAGCTTCGTGGAAACTTACAGCAGGCATTTGGATTCAGAAATAAAGAAACTTGGTGCAGACATTAAGACAGAATAA
- a CDS encoding arabinogalactan endo-beta-1,4-galactanase, producing the protein MFKNRVKRVFVNAICLSLIFTAFTFIEKSPKAKADAPFAYGADIGWLKQLEDEGVRWLDDGGKQKDALQILKDHGINAVRLRVFVNPPSSYYWQKDGTTWTMLGYSDKAGVLAAAKRAKALGMKVMVDFHYSDVFADPGHQIKPNQWTGYSTGQLQAAVYNHTYDVMKELKNHGISPDWVQVGNEMNSGILLPDGSTNDFSKLTGLLNKGYDAVKSVSPATKVISHLAHGTDNSLFRWWFDQFFKNGGKTDIIGVSFYPYWEGKPYWELTGHLSSNLNDIASRYNKEVMVVELGGDENNPKDSYWTIKDTIKLVKAVPNGKGIGVFYWEPEAHSSVLSDAYPLGATAKVSKNVLKYTTAIDAFRDAATGKHN; encoded by the coding sequence ATGTTCAAAAACCGGGTGAAACGTGTATTTGTAAACGCAATCTGTCTTTCTCTCATTTTCACCGCTTTTACATTCATTGAGAAGTCTCCTAAAGCAAAAGCGGACGCCCCGTTTGCCTATGGCGCTGATATAGGATGGCTGAAACAATTAGAGGACGAAGGTGTGCGCTGGCTGGATGACGGCGGGAAACAGAAGGATGCTTTGCAGATTCTTAAAGATCACGGGATAAATGCAGTGAGACTGAGAGTCTTTGTGAATCCGCCCAGCAGCTATTATTGGCAGAAAGACGGCACAACATGGACCATGCTCGGCTATAGTGACAAAGCAGGCGTACTTGCTGCGGCCAAAAGGGCAAAAGCGTTAGGGATGAAAGTAATGGTTGACTTCCATTACAGTGATGTGTTCGCCGATCCCGGCCATCAGATCAAGCCGAACCAATGGACCGGCTACTCCACCGGCCAGCTGCAAGCAGCCGTGTATAACCATACGTACGACGTTATGAAAGAACTTAAAAATCACGGCATCTCACCTGATTGGGTGCAAGTAGGAAATGAAATGAATTCAGGAATTTTACTGCCCGACGGCAGCACGAACGATTTCAGCAAATTGACCGGATTACTGAACAAAGGCTATGACGCCGTGAAATCCGTCAGCCCGGCCACCAAAGTAATCAGCCATTTGGCGCACGGCACGGACAACAGTCTATTCAGATGGTGGTTTGATCAATTCTTTAAAAATGGCGGCAAAACCGACATCATCGGCGTTTCGTTCTACCCCTATTGGGAGGGTAAGCCATATTGGGAGCTCACCGGCCATTTATCCTCTAATTTAAATGACATCGCCTCACGCTACAACAAGGAAGTCATGGTGGTTGAACTGGGCGGAGATGAAAATAACCCGAAAGATTCCTACTGGACTATAAAAGACACCATAAAACTGGTGAAAGCCGTTCCGAACGGCAAAGGAATCGGCGTGTTTTACTGGGAGCCCGAAGCTCACTCCAGCGTTCTGTCAGACGCGTATCCATTAGGCGCAACCGCCAAAGTGTCTAAAAACGTCTTAAAATACACAACCGCAATCGACGCTTTTCGTGACGCCGCAACAGGAAAACATAATTGA